Proteins encoded in a region of the Streptomyces sp. NBC_00258 genome:
- a CDS encoding LCP family protein produces the protein MSEGTDLPVGYDRSGGATRPPSGVTGRVARGNASPPSTRTAPLPGMPSPATPGRTGHGRRPPGGEGGGRSPKPPPTRRRKVTRLAILLVVALVASAAGTYVWADTKLDQEVDLGALPDRPQEGKGTNYLIVGSDSRAGLSEQARKSLRTGSAEGRRTDSMILLHTGANGTTMMSLPRDSWVTLPPYIRPDTGKNFSAEPNKLNAAFSLGGPDLLVRAVERNTGLHIDHYAEIGFAGFVGVVDAVGGVDMCLERAVKDEKSGADLRQGCQTLDGSEALAFVRQRKQEAEGDLGRTRNQQKFLTALAKKAVTPGTLLNPTRSFPTLGAGLDTLVVDKDTGLRDLMSLFQAMQSVSAGNGRQINVPVSDPGFATSKGSAVKWDDRRARQLFAELRDDRPVTLPPGK, from the coding sequence ATGAGCGAAGGGACCGACCTGCCGGTGGGCTACGACCGGAGCGGTGGTGCGACTCGGCCGCCGAGTGGCGTCACGGGCCGGGTGGCACGCGGCAACGCGTCCCCGCCCTCGACGCGTACGGCACCACTGCCGGGCATGCCCTCACCCGCCACGCCGGGCCGCACCGGGCACGGACGCCGGCCGCCGGGGGGCGAGGGAGGCGGCAGGTCGCCCAAGCCGCCCCCCACCCGGCGCCGCAAGGTCACACGGCTCGCGATCCTCCTGGTCGTCGCACTGGTCGCGTCCGCCGCCGGGACGTACGTGTGGGCCGACACCAAGCTCGACCAGGAGGTCGACCTCGGTGCGCTGCCGGACCGCCCGCAGGAGGGAAAGGGCACCAACTACCTGATCGTGGGCTCCGACAGCCGCGCCGGTCTGTCCGAACAGGCCAGGAAGAGTCTGCGTACCGGCTCGGCGGAGGGCCGCCGCACCGACTCGATGATCCTGCTGCACACCGGCGCGAACGGCACCACGATGATGAGTCTGCCGCGCGACTCGTGGGTGACGCTTCCGCCGTACATACGCCCCGACACGGGCAAGAACTTCTCCGCCGAGCCGAACAAGCTGAACGCCGCGTTCTCGCTGGGCGGCCCCGACCTGCTCGTGCGGGCCGTGGAACGCAACACCGGGCTGCACATCGACCACTACGCGGAGATCGGCTTCGCGGGCTTCGTCGGGGTGGTGGACGCGGTCGGCGGTGTGGACATGTGCCTGGAGCGCGCCGTCAAGGACGAGAAGTCCGGCGCGGACCTGCGCCAGGGCTGCCAGACCCTCGACGGCTCCGAGGCCCTGGCGTTCGTCCGGCAGCGGAAGCAGGAGGCCGAGGGCGACCTGGGCCGCACCCGCAACCAGCAGAAGTTCCTGACCGCGCTCGCCAAGAAGGCGGTCACCCCGGGCACGCTCCTCAACCCGACCAGGTCCTTCCCGACACTCGGCGCGGGCCTCGACACGCTCGTGGTCGACAAGGACACGGGCCTACGGGACCTCATGTCGCTGTTCCAGGCGATGCAGAGCGTCTCGGCGGGCAACGGCAGGCAGATCAACGTGCCCGTCTCCGACCCGGGCTTCGCCACCTCCAAGGGCAGCGCCGTGAAATGGGACGACCGCCGGGCACGGCAGCTCTTCGCGGAACTGCGGGACGACCGGCCGGTGACGCTCCCGCCCGGGAAGTGA
- a CDS encoding TetR/AcrR family transcriptional regulator has protein sequence MTAQSFPVSEIVASRRPHRKDAARNYDALITAAREAFAEHGAEASLEDVARRAGVGIGTLYRNFPTRRHLFESVYADEVNALCRVAEEVADLEPWEALTTWLDRFADYMVTKRAVREALNDESEIFTACRESLYAAGGPLFERAQRTGAARTDMTFFDLLRMVSGITATAFDDDAQRDRVLSVALDGVRASR, from the coding sequence GTGACCGCCCAGTCGTTCCCCGTCAGCGAGATCGTCGCGTCCCGGCGGCCGCACCGGAAGGACGCGGCGCGCAACTACGACGCCCTGATCACGGCAGCCCGCGAGGCCTTCGCGGAGCACGGCGCGGAGGCCTCCCTGGAGGACGTCGCCCGACGCGCGGGCGTCGGCATCGGCACGCTGTACCGGAACTTCCCCACCCGCAGGCACCTCTTCGAGAGCGTCTACGCGGACGAGGTCAACGCCCTGTGCCGGGTCGCGGAGGAGGTCGCCGACCTGGAGCCGTGGGAGGCGCTGACGACATGGCTCGACCGGTTCGCCGACTACATGGTGACCAAGCGGGCCGTCCGGGAGGCGCTCAACGACGAGTCGGAGATCTTCACCGCCTGCCGCGAGTCGTTGTACGCGGCAGGCGGCCCCCTCTTCGAGCGGGCCCAGCGGACCGGCGCGGCGCGCACGGACATGACCTTCTTCGACCTGCTGCGCATGGTCTCGGGCATCACCGCGACGGCCTTCGACGACGACGCCCAGCGCGACCGGGTCCTGTCCGTCGCGCTGGATGGGGTGCGCGCATCCCGCTGA
- a CDS encoding glycosyltransferase, with translation MFAALLFEGWTNHEVDAATTRSACTSPAPDAVAGGGPVVGINGNGIQTGSMPARTVALTFDGGPDPVWTPRLLDLLKQYRARATFFLFGSQAARHPDLVRRIRAEGHEIGSNTYTGGALGEASSVRFSAELDLTQAALAGTTGIRTNLLRMPRTTSPDTLCGREWTAARRAAAQGYVLVAADKGSRKPAQGLVRQLSQTATAYRETAKLLKNPGVDRFTTVSAGLRLAPYEPVSAVERWRGTALVWATTLGRAFSNAMTWTLGIAGALGVLRLVLLVVFARAHVRRLERSRPGAPWLREVTEPVTVLVPAYNEEAGIESTVRSLLASDYPQLEIVVIDDGSTDRTAELAEGIGDPRVLVVRKPNGGKAAALNTGLGHASHDILIMVDADTVFEPDAIHHLVQPLAHPAVGAVSGNTKVGNRRGLLAKWQHLEYCFGFNLDRRMFEVLECMTTVPGAIGAFRRDALIGVGGVSDDTLAEDTDLTMALWRSGWRVLYEESAVAWTEVPTSLRQLWRQRYRWCFGTIQSMWKHRGAVLEMGVAGRFGRRGLTYLALFQVALPLLAPVIDVFALYGVLFLDPLTSAGVWFGFMGVQLVCAGYALKLDGERVRTLWWMPFQLVVYRQLMYLVVIQSVVAVLLGSRLKWQRMKRSGTAAEQIEGPTPYKSVPTR, from the coding sequence ATGTTCGCGGCCCTGCTCTTCGAGGGCTGGACCAACCACGAGGTGGACGCCGCGACGACGCGGTCCGCCTGCACCTCACCCGCACCCGACGCCGTGGCCGGCGGCGGACCCGTGGTGGGGATCAACGGCAACGGGATACAGACCGGTTCGATGCCCGCCCGCACCGTCGCGCTCACCTTCGACGGCGGCCCCGACCCCGTGTGGACCCCGCGCCTGCTCGACCTGCTGAAACAGTACCGGGCACGCGCCACCTTCTTCCTCTTCGGCTCCCAGGCGGCCCGCCATCCGGACCTGGTGCGGCGGATCCGCGCCGAGGGGCACGAGATCGGCTCGAACACCTACACCGGGGGAGCCCTCGGCGAGGCGTCGTCCGTCCGCTTCTCCGCCGAACTCGACCTGACCCAGGCCGCGTTGGCGGGCACCACCGGCATCCGCACCAATCTGCTGCGGATGCCGCGGACCACCTCGCCCGACACCCTCTGCGGCCGCGAGTGGACCGCCGCGCGGCGCGCCGCCGCCCAGGGGTACGTCCTCGTCGCCGCCGACAAGGGATCCCGGAAACCGGCTCAGGGCCTGGTCCGGCAGCTCAGCCAGACGGCGACCGCGTACCGGGAGACGGCGAAGCTGCTCAAGAACCCCGGCGTCGACCGCTTCACCACCGTCTCGGCAGGCCTCCGGCTGGCCCCGTACGAGCCGGTCTCGGCCGTCGAGCGATGGCGCGGCACCGCCCTCGTCTGGGCCACCACCCTCGGACGCGCGTTCTCGAACGCGATGACCTGGACGCTCGGCATCGCGGGGGCTCTCGGGGTGCTGCGACTGGTGCTGCTCGTCGTCTTCGCCCGGGCGCATGTCCGCAGGCTCGAACGCTCCCGGCCCGGTGCGCCCTGGCTGCGGGAGGTCACGGAACCGGTGACGGTGCTCGTGCCCGCCTACAACGAAGAGGCCGGCATCGAGTCCACCGTCCGTTCCCTGCTGGCCTCCGACTACCCCCAGTTGGAGATCGTCGTCATCGACGACGGCTCGACGGACCGTACGGCCGAACTCGCCGAAGGCATCGGGGATCCGCGCGTGCTGGTGGTCCGCAAGCCCAACGGCGGCAAGGCCGCGGCGCTCAACACCGGTCTGGGACACGCGAGTCACGACATCCTGATCATGGTCGACGCCGACACCGTCTTCGAACCGGACGCCATTCACCACCTGGTCCAGCCGCTCGCGCACCCCGCCGTGGGCGCGGTCAGCGGCAACACCAAGGTCGGCAACCGGCGGGGCCTGCTCGCCAAGTGGCAGCACCTGGAGTACTGCTTCGGCTTCAACCTCGACCGCCGGATGTTCGAGGTGCTGGAGTGCATGACCACCGTCCCCGGCGCCATCGGGGCGTTCCGCCGGGACGCGCTCATCGGTGTCGGCGGCGTCAGCGACGACACCCTCGCCGAGGACACCGACCTCACGATGGCCCTGTGGCGGTCGGGCTGGCGGGTGCTCTACGAGGAGTCCGCCGTCGCCTGGACCGAAGTACCCACCTCGCTGCGGCAGTTGTGGCGTCAGCGCTACCGCTGGTGCTTCGGCACGATCCAGTCGATGTGGAAACACCGCGGTGCCGTCCTGGAGATGGGCGTCGCGGGACGCTTCGGCCGGCGCGGACTCACCTACCTCGCGCTCTTCCAGGTCGCCCTGCCGCTGCTCGCGCCCGTCATCGACGTGTTCGCCCTGTACGGCGTGCTGTTCCTCGATCCGCTCACGTCGGCCGGGGTGTGGTTCGGCTTCATGGGCGTTCAACTGGTCTGCGCCGGTTACGCGTTGAAGCTCGACGGGGAGCGCGTGCGGACCCTGTGGTGGATGCCGTTCCAACTCGTCGTCTACCGGCAGCTGATGTACCTGGTCGTCATCCAGTCCGTGGTCGCCGTGCTCCTCGGCAGCCGGCTGAAGTGGCAGCGCATGAAGCGTTCCGGCACCGCCGCTGAACAGATCGAGGGTCCCACGCCGTATAAGAGCGTGCCGACGAGATGA
- a CDS encoding N(5)-(carboxyethyl)ornithine synthase — protein MSLLSLGVLASSHKENEFRLPLHPAHLGRIAPDVREKIFLEQGYGERFGVADDALRPQVAGLLSREQLLDECDVLLLPKPMHKDVAALRQGQVLWGWPHCVQDETMTQLGIDRQLTLIAWEAMNHWTSTGAFSVHVFHKNNELAGYCSVLHALQLGGLTGSYGRRMRAVVISFGATARGAVTGLGAMGVSDVTVLTQRAAAAVASPMPSVVMGHFEETPDDPSRLQALTGLGPVPLAEYLAGFDIIVNCIRQDTDAPLTFVTDEELAVFKPGTFFVDVSCDEGMGFTWARPTTFGDPMPTVGPGCHYYGVDHSPSHLWNSATWEISEALLPYLRKVMSGPAAWDADATISNAIEIRDGVVMNPKILSFQHRSADFPHTREMPDPVLTPALHPSAQPV, from the coding sequence ATGAGCCTGCTGAGTCTCGGAGTACTCGCCTCCTCCCACAAGGAAAACGAGTTCCGCCTCCCCTTGCACCCGGCGCACCTCGGCCGGATCGCACCCGACGTACGCGAGAAGATCTTCCTCGAACAGGGCTACGGCGAGCGGTTCGGCGTCGCGGACGATGCGCTGCGGCCCCAGGTGGCGGGCCTGCTCTCCCGCGAGCAGCTCCTCGACGAGTGCGATGTGCTGCTGCTGCCCAAGCCCATGCACAAGGACGTCGCCGCGCTGCGCCAGGGACAGGTGCTGTGGGGATGGCCGCACTGCGTACAGGACGAGACCATGACCCAGCTCGGCATCGACCGCCAGCTGACCCTCATCGCCTGGGAGGCCATGAACCACTGGACGTCCACGGGCGCCTTCAGTGTCCATGTGTTCCACAAGAACAACGAGCTCGCGGGCTATTGCTCGGTGCTGCACGCCCTGCAGCTCGGCGGACTGACCGGCAGCTACGGACGTCGTATGCGCGCGGTGGTCATCAGCTTCGGCGCCACGGCGCGCGGAGCGGTCACGGGTCTTGGCGCCATGGGGGTCTCCGATGTCACGGTGCTCACCCAGCGCGCCGCGGCAGCGGTGGCCTCGCCGATGCCGTCCGTCGTGATGGGCCACTTCGAGGAGACGCCGGACGATCCCTCGCGTCTGCAGGCACTCACCGGGCTCGGCCCCGTGCCGCTCGCGGAGTACCTGGCCGGCTTCGACATCATCGTCAACTGCATCCGGCAGGACACCGACGCACCGCTGACGTTCGTCACCGACGAGGAGCTCGCCGTGTTCAAGCCGGGCACCTTCTTCGTCGACGTCTCCTGCGACGAGGGCATGGGCTTCACCTGGGCCCGCCCGACCACCTTCGGCGATCCGATGCCCACGGTCGGTCCCGGCTGCCACTACTACGGGGTGGACCACAGCCCGTCCCATCTGTGGAACTCGGCCACGTGGGAGATCAGTGAGGCGCTCCTGCCCTATCTGCGCAAGGTCATGAGCGGCCCCGCGGCATGGGACGCCGACGCCACGATCAGCAACGCCATCGAGATCCGCGACGGCGTCGTCATGAACCCGAAGATCCTCTCGTTCCAGCACCGGTCGGCCGACTTCCCCCACACCCGCGAGATGCCGGACCCGGTCCTCACCCCGGCGCTGCACCCCTCCGCACAGCCGGTCTGA
- a CDS encoding DUF7824 domain-containing protein yields MQARARGEHGQGHDDEGGTMKLVELVEAGDVAGVVRELGALTPDQRAACAAELTAFFEVVARRENTEEERIALCAARLGCQVTPEAMAVWIRSHAYFTMDAWTVDLLNLYPVAWRAELAAHLGERATNAGAVFAVTEHLVRDTGCPLPASHEFVLAWLYDRADGWERRPRVLGGAPGADFLERLRADDFTPKLLPLAVARPGRLVFAWHTSERPLEALIGLAAEGVVDRGELIHNVFADMVGDPPHGKQAVVALEALALTPAEHAGVARERAAMVDHLLGRLLEDGTRMEIAPFMIFLGALASTPAEKALAVRGYLALLDRSLPVATYAQEVLTELDEAGLLEPELLTEACERVLLRPEKKLVRAQLGWLGRVARRDPARAGRALVDAAMTFGHREMTLQEQALKLVVKHLKAADDSVLQELRTAAEQLSPGLSARAAELLGTARLPGTPQDAVAEQPYADVLPAVPEPRPVPGPIATAVEVAQEVAAVVANDQDVVAFERALDGLVRHAHLDRTALAEALKPVMRREPKSKVDWVQSDLYDVAGAVRGDEPRRRAVMMHRAVHISRTTPSRSYSLAGSMLAARLAEAMDVIGSGTQPFLLAVPTLATGALDAAVLVERVSALDELGVTPAPVDLAQALLRVTPTSDQQVLRAAEKLGSDAGQRLARWLREGGPAHQDSEPKGWPHCKPPKPASQGWWTPARPGVVMDPPLPQVAASLIGPYVGNSGLADPMAPFWVAQLPHHREELMARDYFEPRMSQQGWPRNLPFVVESGGPAGYSVHLALAFGLIWQMDGDAVVDAVLVLAARKQLDTDLLGRQLEALLNHGWAFADKAGGSLRAVAETGAYATVWSVLEAALPGLLGDAPVRGAAVVLALAVECASRCGAKGEIAEVTALADRKGSSQAVKNARLLRDALR; encoded by the coding sequence GTGCAGGCACGCGCTCGCGGTGAGCATGGTCAGGGACACGACGACGAAGGCGGCACGATGAAGCTGGTCGAGCTTGTGGAAGCCGGCGACGTCGCCGGAGTGGTACGGGAACTGGGCGCGCTGACGCCTGATCAGCGGGCGGCGTGCGCCGCCGAGTTGACAGCCTTCTTCGAGGTCGTCGCCCGGCGTGAGAACACGGAGGAGGAGAGGATCGCCCTGTGCGCCGCCCGACTGGGGTGTCAGGTCACCCCCGAGGCCATGGCGGTCTGGATCCGGTCGCACGCGTACTTCACGATGGACGCCTGGACGGTGGACCTCCTGAACCTGTACCCCGTCGCATGGCGGGCCGAGTTGGCCGCGCACCTCGGCGAACGGGCGACGAACGCCGGCGCGGTGTTCGCGGTCACCGAGCACCTCGTCCGCGACACCGGCTGTCCGCTGCCGGCCTCGCACGAGTTCGTCCTGGCGTGGCTGTACGACCGCGCCGACGGCTGGGAGCGGCGCCCGCGGGTGCTGGGCGGAGCACCGGGTGCCGACTTCCTGGAGCGGCTGCGCGCGGACGACTTCACTCCGAAGCTCCTCCCGCTTGCCGTGGCCCGACCGGGGCGCCTCGTCTTCGCCTGGCACACGTCGGAACGGCCGCTGGAAGCGCTCATCGGCCTCGCTGCCGAAGGCGTCGTGGACCGTGGCGAGCTGATCCACAACGTCTTCGCGGACATGGTCGGCGATCCGCCGCACGGGAAGCAGGCGGTGGTCGCGCTGGAAGCACTCGCGCTCACCCCTGCGGAACACGCCGGGGTGGCCCGCGAACGCGCCGCGATGGTCGACCATCTTCTCGGGCGTCTCCTCGAAGACGGTACGCGCATGGAGATCGCGCCCTTCATGATATTCCTGGGGGCCCTGGCCTCCACACCGGCCGAGAAGGCGCTCGCGGTGAGGGGATACCTGGCGCTGCTCGACCGGTCGTTGCCGGTGGCCACCTACGCGCAGGAGGTCCTGACCGAGCTGGACGAGGCGGGGTTGCTGGAGCCCGAGTTGCTCACCGAGGCGTGCGAACGGGTCCTGCTGCGCCCGGAGAAGAAACTGGTGCGCGCCCAACTCGGTTGGCTCGGCCGGGTGGCGCGACGGGATCCGGCACGGGCGGGCCGCGCCCTGGTAGACGCGGCTATGACGTTCGGCCACCGGGAGATGACACTCCAGGAGCAGGCGCTCAAGCTGGTCGTGAAACATCTCAAGGCCGCCGACGACTCGGTGCTGCAGGAGCTGCGGACGGCCGCCGAACAGCTCAGCCCTGGGCTGTCCGCGCGAGCCGCCGAACTGCTCGGCACGGCCCGGCTGCCCGGCACACCGCAGGACGCCGTCGCCGAACAGCCGTACGCCGACGTACTGCCCGCCGTGCCCGAGCCCCGCCCGGTGCCGGGCCCCATCGCGACGGCCGTCGAGGTGGCGCAGGAGGTCGCGGCTGTCGTCGCGAACGACCAGGACGTGGTGGCGTTCGAGCGCGCCCTGGACGGACTGGTCCGGCACGCCCACCTCGACCGGACCGCACTGGCCGAGGCGCTGAAGCCGGTCATGCGCAGGGAACCGAAGAGCAAGGTCGACTGGGTGCAGTCCGACCTCTACGACGTGGCGGGGGCGGTGCGGGGCGACGAGCCGAGGCGTCGGGCCGTCATGATGCACCGGGCTGTCCACATCAGCCGGACCACCCCGAGCCGCAGTTACTCGCTGGCCGGCTCGATGCTCGCGGCACGTCTGGCCGAGGCGATGGACGTCATCGGGTCCGGCACCCAGCCGTTCCTGCTGGCCGTGCCGACCCTGGCCACCGGCGCGCTGGACGCCGCCGTACTGGTGGAGCGGGTCTCGGCGCTCGACGAACTCGGCGTCACCCCCGCGCCCGTCGACCTGGCACAGGCTCTGCTGCGGGTGACCCCGACATCGGACCAACAGGTGCTGCGCGCGGCGGAGAAGCTCGGTTCCGACGCCGGACAGCGGCTGGCGCGCTGGCTGCGCGAGGGCGGCCCGGCACACCAGGACTCGGAGCCGAAGGGGTGGCCCCACTGCAAGCCGCCGAAGCCCGCGTCGCAGGGGTGGTGGACACCCGCACGCCCCGGAGTCGTCATGGATCCCCCGCTCCCGCAGGTCGCCGCGTCCCTGATCGGGCCGTATGTCGGGAACTCGGGCCTGGCCGACCCGATGGCACCCTTCTGGGTGGCCCAACTGCCGCATCACCGCGAGGAGTTGATGGCACGCGACTACTTCGAGCCGCGCATGTCCCAGCAGGGGTGGCCCCGCAACCTGCCGTTCGTCGTGGAGTCCGGTGGTCCGGCGGGTTACTCGGTGCACCTCGCGCTCGCGTTCGGACTGATCTGGCAGATGGACGGCGACGCGGTGGTGGACGCCGTGCTGGTACTCGCCGCACGGAAGCAGCTGGACACAGACCTGCTCGGGCGGCAGTTGGAGGCGCTGCTGAACCACGGGTGGGCCTTCGCGGACAAGGCCGGCGGCTCGCTGCGGGCCGTCGCCGAGACAGGTGCGTACGCCACCGTGTGGTCCGTACTCGAAGCCGCCCTGCCCGGTCTGCTGGGCGACGCCCCGGTCCGGGGCGCGGCGGTCGTGCTCGCCCTCGCCGTCGAGTGCGCTTCGCGGTGCGGGGCCAAGGGAGAGATCGCCGAGGTCACGGCGCTGGCCGACCGCAAGGGATCGAGCCAGGCGGTGAAGAACGCCAGGTTGCTGCGCGACGCGTTGCGCTGA
- a CDS encoding fatty acid desaturase family protein, which translates to MSTDFINRGTDPTAQHAATTKPPPGARGSDYAALSREVKQRGLLTRRRGYYSVKVGANLLLLAAGWTAFALIGPSWWQLLTAAFLAVMFTQTGFIGHDAGHHQIASSKRVNTLLGRVHADLLIGLSYGWWIAKHNRHHSHPNHVDRDPDIEDGAIAFTEDHARVRSGAYAWLARHQAWLFFPMLLLEGLALHVAGVKALIDRTGAATSRATKLAEAGLLTAHLGGYLAALFLVLTPLQAVVFLLVHQGLFGLYMGCSFAPNHKGMPIFAKDDKIDFLRRQVLTARNIRGNRFTDFALGGLNYQIEHHLFPSMPRPSLRHAQELVRTYCARHGIAYHETGLLDSYAQVLRHLHDVAGPLRLRPELEY; encoded by the coding sequence GTGAGCACTGACTTCATCAACCGGGGCACCGATCCGACGGCCCAGCACGCCGCGACGACGAAGCCCCCGCCCGGCGCCCGGGGCAGCGACTACGCCGCGCTGTCCCGTGAGGTGAAGCAGCGCGGGCTGCTGACACGACGCCGGGGCTACTACAGCGTCAAGGTCGGCGCGAACCTCCTTCTGCTGGCCGCCGGCTGGACCGCGTTCGCCCTGATCGGACCGTCGTGGTGGCAGCTGCTGACCGCCGCCTTCCTCGCGGTGATGTTCACCCAGACCGGGTTCATCGGACACGACGCGGGGCACCACCAGATCGCCTCCTCCAAGCGCGTCAACACCCTGCTCGGCCGCGTGCACGCCGACCTGCTGATCGGCCTCAGCTACGGTTGGTGGATCGCCAAGCACAACCGCCACCACTCCCACCCCAACCACGTCGACCGTGACCCCGACATCGAAGACGGTGCGATCGCCTTCACCGAGGACCACGCCCGCGTCCGCAGCGGAGCGTACGCGTGGCTGGCCCGGCACCAGGCCTGGCTGTTCTTCCCGATGCTGCTGCTGGAAGGACTCGCCCTGCACGTCGCCGGTGTGAAGGCGCTGATCGACCGCACCGGCGCCGCGACCTCGCGGGCCACGAAGCTGGCCGAGGCGGGCCTGCTGACGGCACATCTCGGCGGCTATCTCGCCGCCCTGTTCCTGGTCCTCACCCCGCTCCAGGCCGTGGTCTTCCTCCTTGTGCACCAGGGGCTGTTCGGGCTCTACATGGGATGCTCGTTCGCCCCGAACCACAAGGGCATGCCCATCTTCGCCAAGGACGACAAGATCGATTTCCTGCGCCGGCAGGTGCTGACCGCACGGAACATCCGTGGCAACCGGTTCACCGACTTCGCGCTCGGCGGGCTCAACTACCAGATCGAGCACCACCTGTTCCCCTCCATGCCGCGGCCCAGCCTGCGCCATGCCCAGGAACTCGTACGCACGTACTGCGCCCGGCACGGCATCGCGTACCACGAGACCGGGCTCCTCGACTCCTATGCCCAGGTGCTGCGCCACCTCCACGACGTCGCCGGGCCGCTGCGGCTGCGGCCCGAGCTGGAGTACTGA
- a CDS encoding SWIM zinc finger family protein, producing MTSLIHAYTYLQPSAVGESTAGRTLALATSGGATPAGEVANPRFFHGFLTAPAAAAAALLTVADVAATRYYQPAAAASLDPVVTADGDRLRMESFSGCCGVYARLDVLAPGLDGDDVGHGTTNVDINSPLRTALARIGGLAPLRLTVGPDELEVTTLDGRFVEKQVPLPERWLRGFAEAQVLAAGFTPRAEIPATEASAFLRTLSRPTLRSSARTTRWVVPVGGRTLRPASRPSPDAICLPGPERLLALQQVLRHATAVRVYAPVDAGSDAAAVVWEVQLPGMRLTLMLSQNASRGFSGEGGVLHDLATGTAADDADLVSALLAWEPRIDVAELSRRAGLPAERVRAALTVLGTSGQIGYDLAEEAHFHRHLPFSAGGAEARNPRLRGARALVAEGAVRLDGDLARVGKGDHVHVVRADDAGRLSCTCLWWAKYRGGRGPCRHALAVSMVRDTTTKAAR from the coding sequence GTGACATCACTCATACACGCGTACACCTACTTACAGCCCTCGGCCGTGGGCGAGTCCACGGCCGGACGCACCCTCGCGCTGGCGACCTCGGGTGGCGCGACCCCGGCCGGCGAGGTGGCCAACCCGCGGTTCTTCCACGGGTTCCTGACCGCGCCGGCCGCCGCGGCGGCGGCGTTGCTGACGGTCGCCGACGTGGCCGCGACCCGCTACTACCAGCCGGCGGCGGCCGCCTCGCTGGACCCGGTCGTGACGGCCGACGGAGACCGTCTGCGGATGGAGTCCTTCTCCGGCTGCTGCGGTGTGTACGCGCGCCTCGACGTGCTGGCGCCCGGCCTCGACGGTGACGACGTCGGCCACGGCACCACCAACGTCGACATCAACTCCCCGCTCCGCACGGCCCTCGCCCGGATCGGCGGGCTCGCCCCCCTCCGACTGACGGTCGGGCCGGATGAGTTGGAGGTCACGACCCTCGACGGACGGTTCGTGGAGAAGCAGGTTCCGCTGCCCGAACGCTGGTTGCGAGGCTTCGCCGAGGCCCAGGTGCTCGCGGCGGGCTTCACCCCGCGTGCGGAGATCCCGGCGACGGAGGCGTCCGCCTTCCTGCGGACACTGTCGCGGCCCACGCTCCGGTCCAGTGCCCGTACGACGCGCTGGGTGGTACCCGTGGGCGGCCGCACCCTGCGCCCCGCGAGCAGGCCGTCGCCCGATGCCATTTGCCTGCCGGGCCCCGAACGGCTCCTGGCGCTCCAGCAGGTACTGCGACACGCGACGGCCGTGCGGGTGTACGCCCCGGTCGACGCGGGGTCCGATGCGGCGGCCGTGGTCTGGGAGGTCCAACTGCCCGGCATGCGGCTGACGTTGATGCTCTCCCAGAACGCCTCGCGGGGGTTCTCCGGCGAGGGCGGCGTACTGCACGATCTCGCGACGGGAACGGCGGCGGACGACGCGGACCTGGTCTCGGCGCTGCTGGCCTGGGAGCCGAGGATCGACGTGGCCGAACTGTCCCGGCGGGCCGGCCTGCCCGCCGAGCGGGTGCGCGCCGCACTGACGGTGCTGGGGACCTCCGGACAGATCGGCTACGACCTCGCGGAGGAGGCTCACTTCCACCGGCACCTGCCGTTCTCTGCGGGCGGTGCGGAGGCACGCAATCCCCGGCTGCGCGGTGCGCGGGCGCTGGTCGCGGAGGGAGCGGTCCGCCTCGACGGTGACTTGGCACGGGTCGGGAAGGGCGATCACGTCCATGTGGTCCGCGCCGATGACGCGGGACGGCTGAGCTGCACCTGCCTGTGGTGGGCGAAGTACCGGGGAGGACGCGGCCCGTGCAGGCACGCGCTCGCGGTGAGCATGGTCAGGGACACGACGACGAAGGCGGCACGATGA
- a CDS encoding cold-shock protein, with protein sequence MAQGTVKWFNAEKGFGFITSDEGGADIFVHHSAIDTEGFRSLAENQRVEFTASQGPKGMQADQVRAL encoded by the coding sequence ATGGCTCAAGGCACCGTGAAGTGGTTCAACGCGGAGAAGGGTTTCGGCTTCATCACCTCGGACGAGGGCGGCGCCGACATCTTCGTGCACCACTCGGCGATCGACACCGAGGGTTTCCGCTCGCTGGCGGAGAACCAGCGGGTGGAGTTCACCGCAAGCCAGGGCCCCAAGGGCATGCAGGCCGACCAGGTCCGCGCCCTCTGA